aagcctcctctacatacttgctgcacactgcccacccccaacatacacagcacattgtcttcaggatcttctccacacacatcctctacatacttacagcacactgcccccacctacccaccacacactacacacacactacacacacacacacacagtcactgctccactccctcccgcccacacacacatcttcactgtcatcactcacatacattacatacagtactctacTTGCaatacatcatcactgtcatcacttcacatacatagagcacactgcttgctacagtaagcctcctctacatacttgctgcacactgcccacccccctgcttgcaatagtaagtccctgccccccccccctacatcccacagcacattatttcatcaggaagcttctccaacacacatcccaacATATTTCACAGcacacttacagcacactgcccccccccccccccccccccaatacacacagcacattgtctcatgggaagcttctccaacacacatattgcacactgcccctccccacatacacagcacactatcccatctcccctgtcatcccccaacacacacaccaagaccctggcagttgggttagccccttgagccgtggatctgcccaaggtttcttccttggtaagggggtttttccttgccctgttgctcttgggtgctccttgttggtgccccccacccaatcccaatcctccccacctttgttatgcagcccttgccacttaatctactaaacccctcttctactgcactttttaccccattaatgcacaaataggctgacaccagacataatttcactgcatttcttacttccagtaactatatgcatgtgacaataaacttccttgtatccttgtatccttgctGTTGCCATCAAGCAGCTACTGGACAAAATTCTGAGTGTACCAGCAgaaaactggtgtgtgtgtgtgtgtgtgtgtgtgttcacagccATCTTTCATAATATGTCTGAACATGACACCACCATACCTCTCTCTAGATGTTGTGAAACTAATATCAGACAGAAAATATGTGTAATGTAACTTCCTcccacaataaataaatatgtgtttGAGCATACAATTCGTTTTATGATGTCAATTGACAACATATTTGTCATGCCTTTCTAATAATTCTaatagttggctagttcaaacttttgccaacttaaaaaaaacttaactcgtgtcacactgttcgccaacagcaacatccatcttctttgttttcaagtagcagggaattcaagccaaactgttgcaactctgccaactcaatcattatgttaagcctgcctaacgactctatacatgatttgattggcctgatagaagtttaatttttcaagctcacaagccaacggagagttgctagactagccctggccgctagggtgcgtctagatttctaggctagaagtCAGCAGTAAGTATAAAAGATTGTGATAAAATGTGAGTATCTAGTAACAAAATGAAGAAGATAGGTCAAACATGAACATTTTGGAATGTGGAATGTTATTGTTATGTAGGAGAATATGAAGTTTCTGTGTTCACGTTAATAGGTTTGATTGCAATAGTCTGAATATTCCTTTTTTACTACTTCAGACAAGAAGCCAGATGCAAGCAAATGACAAAAGGCAGAAAGTAAGACCATGTCATCTTGCATGttttgattattatttttttaatactcATTGCTTATTCTTAAATGGCTTTTCTGTTTGGATATTTTGCAGAATCAGAGCACCACTATCGTGACAAAGGTACTGTAGGTCTGTAGATCTGTTCTCTGAGGTGTTTGGTAATAAAATggcatttacattacattacatcacaGTTAgtcatttggcagacacttttatcccaAACCTGAATTGACATGCCAGTAATCTACCAATCAGCAGCATTGACAATTAGGCTGGACCCACCGAAAGGGATTTCCATCTGCAGCCTAATTGATTTGCGTTGTTGCCACTATAATCACACAAAATCAAGGCTGTAACTATTTGCCTTCCAGGTGGAATTTTGTAACCACAGCAGGGCATGATTAGATAGCTTTGTGGTTCAAGCTGAACCAGATATTTCTATCCTGTCTGAACCAGATATTTATATGTCTTTCCTGTTACTGCCTCTAGATCATGGAAAGAAGGCACACAGACAGCCGCCTACCAAGTCCTCTGGACCATCTCGGCCAGCTACAGTAGTACTCCATCTCGGCGTGGAAAATGACATGATGACATGATCACATGATGGCCACTCTCTGTCATGGTGCCTTGCCATCACAGCTGAGCGGATTCAGCCAAATTGAAAAGTACTTCTAAAATGTGTGCAGGCTTTGTTCTGGGAATGTGCAGTATAATATGAAGGAAGGTATGTGCACTTATTCAGGAATAGCAATTTGCAGCAAGCCTATTTAGCAGttcttttttaattaaataagaTAATTTTCTGCAAGCCATATGAATGGGCCCTAGTCATTGGCTAGATACAAATGCAGTGAGCAACAGCATCTATTTTCAACGTCAACGCAGAATGCGTATACATATTACGTATAATATTCTTGCTTCTGCATAgataaatatagaaaaaaataattgaattcAAAATCTGTGTGATGTAACCATGTCTATAATACGTTTTGGTAGATATGTGATCATGTGATAATTTAGACTGAATTATCTATACTAGGAGTTATAGGAGTATGTGTTAATTGTTTGGGTTTCTGCGTGTTTTTGTGAGAAACGTTTTTGAAGTAATCAAGACCATAGTTAAATTGTTGGAGTTGTTTTATGTTTGACTTGTTCTGAGGGCCAGTTACACCAGATGCAAGGTCAGTTTGCTCATGTGACCTTGTTTTACAGCACAGCTGATACATTTATGATCAATCTTGCTGAGAGGGGTTGTGTCTGATTCACACAGTGCAACAGAGGCTTCACTTGTTCAGATACTTTTGCATCTTATTttacgtagatagatagatacttcattgatccccaaggggaaattcaaggaatttTGTGCATCTCCATGTACGTTCATCAGCTTGTGTTCAAAGTAAGTACTCTGATGTAGCTAACAGTGAGATGAAGACACAATATATGTGCGCATATATGAAAATATTTATTCACTTTCCAAAACGTACATCAATTCTTACATTCATCTTAAACTTACCAAATATATAATTTACACTGTTGAAACCATCATACATGCCAAGTCCATACTTTGTTAAATACAGTGACCTACACATGTCTTTGTTTGGACTAGTACTTATACCACTGACCACTGGGTCTGTTTGATATGAGGGACAACTCTAATTAAGTTGATTCTGATTGAGCTTAGAAGCCATATTGCACAAGGCCTAGAATTGAGAAAGTATCTAGCTAAAGTATGTCCATGCTGTTTAATCTTGTAACTATCAGATTGCTTCACCCAAAGTAATGTATTAATAAACACTTCTTGCTTGTGTATACTACAAAAGGTTTAATTGAAACCTGTCTGCTGTTCTTGTTATATCTTAATGTTCAGGACCATGTGAATATTGACCCCAGACAACACAGACCTGACAAAACATTGATCAACGGTTAACATTACATTTCGGTGAACTGACATTAATCTGGTTAAAAGACCAGCACTTACAATTAAATGTTTTGGCCACATTCAAATTTACTTTTCTCAAATAGCGGTGCccacatagatatatatacatatacatacatgcatatggCTTCAACAAACACTTCACAGAACGCAGCAGGACAATGGCATCGTCAGTTCGTTTGTAAGAGAATGTGAACATTTCGCAAGGTCTTTAAGACATACTGCCGACTGCTACGCAAGTTCAATTCATGAGTAACATCACAAGTAAATACAACAGTAAGACAaacatgtgttaatgtgtgtgattTAGAATCAAATGTGATATGATCGGACCTCTCCCCATCAGTAGATTTGGTCAAAGCTCATGCCAAGCCTGTTATTTAACTGATAGTTTAAGACAAACTGCTTGCCATTAAACTCAATTTCTAAAAACACAATGGCAATGCCAGTCATGACACATGTTTCCTAAGACATACCACATGCTTGAACAGAGCTCTGTCAGAAATTATGGTCCTTTCAGTGTACAAACTTGGATGATGTTTACAAAATGCAGAACTAATTTAAAAAGCTGCATTTCATGCATTCACTGGGTTCCAAGATCTTTCTGAACCCTGTACCACATGATCAGATTGAAAAATAACCCGACTTCCACCTTGTGGTccataaatgaaataaatggctgATATTCAAAACAAtgcaacacaaaacaacaataattCAAATGATTGATATAACATCACTTTCTGTAACAAAGATCCATTGGCCCAATGGATCTTAAAAATATGTACTGGTGCATAAGGTGCAAGAAGCCAAAGATATGAAACGGGAGAGCAGTGGTCAAAAATCTCCAGGCACACTCAGGTGTGAGAAAAACACTGCAGGTTTATTCACGATACCACGATAACACTACTCAAAGTTCTCTCACGTTAGATACATTGTGGTAATACAAATCACATGAGTACAATGTTCATTTCCAacactcatacatgcagaaatacaacaatacatGGACACTTCTTAGACATAGCATGTGATCCATACGCCATACGCAAGTCATGTGGCTACTCCAAGTAAGTAAGATAATTTGTTGATACATATACATCCTTCAGCATTTTCTTGCCATTGTCTATTCCCTGTCAAGATATTCCTAATATTGCTGCCTCAGGCAGAATAAATACCCTTAACTCGTGAGATGAAGAAAGTCGTGACATGGGGAGAGCAAATGACAGACAAAGCAAAGTTGATGCACAGTATTGAATCTATAGAAAAGCATCAATTCTAATACATATAAACTATTAGTAATCACTTCTATTACATATAAACTTATTAGTAATCACTTCTATTGCATAAGATTTGTTAGTAATTTCTACCACACTGCCATGAAAATCCTAAAAAGTAAAGAGTAAATCCTAAAATCTATTAAAATAAACTGGGAGCCAGTATAGAGGCTAAAACAGGAATGATATGATCAGGCCTAATTTTAAGAAGCCTGGCAGCTGAGTCAATGAATAGAGTTTTGGTTCAGGCAGGTTAAAAAAGCTATTGCATTAATTCAAGCATGGTGATATACGGGCATATTAAATGGAAATGGGGTTTTGAAatagaaacaaatagttttttGATGATAAAACACGACTGCACAAGTTTTGTGACACTCAAAGTTTAAATTACTGTCAATATCTAGTCAGATGTGGTATGCCACTTCTCTGATCTGAATAACTAACTTATGTCCATTGGCTCATTGTAATCTGCTGCCTCGAGTACATCTTCTAGGAGCTTGTTTCCCTTTGCTGCTTTCTCAACTTTTTCCAGTAGCTCCAAATTTCCATCTCCCTGCAGATTCCTGACAAACCTTTCAAATATTTCAAGAAGAGAATGGGCACATTCAATCACACTCTCTTCGTGATTTGGAAACCCATAGGTAAATCCTGCAGTGTGCAAACCAAAAACTTTCCCAAAAGTATCAAACACTGGGGATCCAGAGGAGCCATGGTACATGAAAGTGTTGTAGGTCACAATTTCTGGATCATGTGTATCCATCATTATGTTTTCAATGCCTTTGTTTTTGAGAGTTTGACTGATTGATAGGAGAATGAACATGGTGCCTTTGTACTGATCTAAATGAGCATTAACAGCGTCTGCTCGCTTCTCTTTCGCAATGATAAATGTAGGGTCCATTTTTTTCACTTCTCCTGCTGGGTGACCAATAATACAGGCTTCACCAGTCTGAGGCATTTTACCGAAATTCTTCAGGAGCCCTGTTGGTCCCTCTTCGTTCTGAGGGTCGAACTCCAGTATCGCATAATCTAGCTTGACATCAATGTCAACCAATGTATTCACGCAAGTAAAGCACTGGAAATTTGTACTCGGCTGGGGATCCTCATAGTTAAAAAGAACAAACACCTCTATATTATGTAGTTCTTTGCCTTCAAAATGatctttaaacaaatgtgcattagTCAGAACAAGGCTGTCAAACAGGACAAAGCATGTTGCGTAACAAACATTCTTAACAATGATTTTGCCAACTGACGCGCCCAGTTTGAGCAACATCCGGACTCTGTGGACCTCACTAAAAGACTGTTGGATCTTTCCAAAATTCTCCTTCCTTAGGTCCAGTGCTTTCTGATAAGAATCACTAGATAATCTACTGGCCAGACATTGTTTTAGATCTGGAAACTGCTTACGCAGTTCCTCATAAATCTCCTCAATGCTGCGGTCTCCCTTTTCTACTGCTGTTTTTACACTGATTCCCCTCTGATGTGCTACATCTGTGACTGACCTTGGTTCACGTATGCTTTGTGAATTAAGTGATGGATTTCCtgcattttctttatttgtttttttctttctgggaAGACGTATCTTAAACTCTTTCTGGTTCAAGTTGACAACCGTTTGTGTGCGGTACGTTAGGCACTCTGCATCCTCATTGTTGGACAGGCTGAAGTCGCCCAGGTCATCAATGAAGCGACCATCCCTTCTCAGAGCCTCCTCCACtgtccactctttctctccgtaCACACAGAGATACTTGTATTCTTTGACACATGTGCTTCTAAAAAGCaccttttgttttgtgtttagcCCTCCCAGTTTATCAATgtagaagacagaatatctgtCTTCGGGGTATATAGTTTTGTCATGTTGGTCTGGAGCCTTCTCAACCGCCTCTGATTTACATGATATGGTCAGACACTCATTATTCTTAATGCAAGAACAAGGGAAATGTGTTGCAACAATATATTTCTTATCCTCGCTACCCATCTGAATGATAATATTCTCATCTGCACACTTAATCATTTCATTTACTTTATCATTTGATTTTATAGCCTCCAGCACTGTGTTGAGTTGACAACAGTCAATGGTCTGTTTTTCGGGACCTGAAGGTGGCTGAAACTTCACTATGATTTGATGTGGATGATGGTCCTGCATGAAATCAGAGTGATACACTGGAAGTTAGGTGCCTTTGTTGTACTAAAGCaaaacatgttgtgtgtgtatgtaatgtatcaTACTTTACGCACCTCAGCATTCTCCTTCTTGACTTTCACTAGACTACGTGGAGCAATCtgcacaaacagaaaaaaaattatattcatTGACATTATGGAACTCTATTAAAGGGTGGTCCGGGTTTCTCACGTATTATAACTTTTCCCTGCTGTCTTCCCGTTTTAATAGTTTCCCCtaaaatatcccatattttaatactctcataacattagccctaCCATCGGACCTGTCAGTCTCTGTACTGCTGTCCTGatgctacccccttgcccttccagtgaaacagatatTTTCGAAGCATCATTCTGCTTGCTTGAAGGTGACCTTAGAGTGATGTTAGCCTATTTAAGAGCACAATTTGACGTCAATCTGTAAGCAAAGTAACAGACCTATAGCTTCACACCTCGTTTAGTTGCTGCAGCAGTTTTGTAGTCTGAATTCTTGATATCAGCAGAGGGATAGCAATAGAaagacgaatgttgacatttttgccgtattttgggtgagaaatcagggaaatctcccttattttcaatgttcaatgttgacaattatgttacaagattttttttctcaatgCATTTCCTTCAATTGGGTTTGATCATTGTGTTCATTGTGAGACTAAGATGAATTGACAAAAAGATAATTGTACATTATGCTTTTTACTCAACTTtatcaggggtgccaataagTGTGGAGGGCGCTGCAGAAAATCTAACAAATACCAAATGGCCTCTACCTAGGCTACAAAACGGGGGAGACAGATTCACCATGCTGCACAGGTTTTATGAGTCTGCTGATCAGTGGCATTTTCTACACTGGTCTGCTGGGGCAAAAACCTGCAAGTAGACTCAACACACTTATTCAGAGGGCTAACTCAATTCAAGGGGTGGTGCTGAACAATCTGCTTACAGTCATGTGGAGGAGGATGCTGTCACAACCCCTTGCAAACATAGACAGCATCAGGGGGAGCCGTAGTGCAGTGCTAGCTTCGGTGTCCCATACCATACTAGGCCTGTGATCATTTCCTGAgtccactctccatctctcttccactTATTCTCTTGTCTTCACTATCCTGTCAACAAAGGCTAACCAATCATGGATAACACCTCCCGCCTTCTACACAGTAGTCTGAGTAGCTCTAAAATGACTTAACATTACACTGTCACAGAAGCTATTTTCTTCGTGTGACCATAAGATATTTAGTTCAGTTGGGATGTGCTGGACTAGTGGTTAGCCATGTCTCATTGTAAATGGCCGGGTTCAAATCTTGAACACTGTGAGTCACTATGGATGTCGAAGAGAGAATTTGACATTTACCTCACACAATATTGAGTAATTATTTGCTCTCCAGTTTTGTCTTTTGACCTTCTGCTCCCatatttttctcctttttgggtaacaggtagcctagaaatctagacgcaccctagcggcggcaaattaatttgctcagcctgtacgtctagtagcaaactatagggatttctattggctgacgacGTGGacgctatggcgaacgaagagcggttgtttgaatcggcgttggcgtcaactttggaggagttggacttgtgcttttctttgaaagttgagcaacacaatgcatttaagtcattcttttcaaagaaggatgtatttgccgttttgccgactggatacggatatggtcgtagcgctgggctattgcatgcctaggcagtttgaaagacaattctctgcccgccccttggattaagcgaagTGAATGGGTCGATTCATtccatttcaatgatataggatggctctatctatctatctatccatctatctaaaCAACTCAAGAGTCCACAGCTATTTCACAGTGAGAGCTCATCTGAGAGGCTCTAGCTCCCTCTGGCGgtgtactgctgctgctgcagccaaAGCTGTCCTGATAAAACATAGGAAGTAGAGTCTGTTGGGCATGATTAGACTTGTTTGCCCTATAGGCCTACAAGTTAAACtcagggctctcaagtgtctcccgccacacattgtatttctcacgcagaaaaactatttataATATATGCCGCAGCGCCCAAAATGTCTATCTGCGCAGCTCTCACTGTGGAACCGACAGGAATCAAGCGCGCCTCACCTGAAGTTCTTCCActtaacagccaatcaaaaaatagaaaggggctacacaatagccaatcagaaaaatgcattattgtatctgggtaagatttaacacaacaaccaataaaaaaaaaaagcattccCTGGAATTGTTCACGTGATTACCGAAGTTTCGTTCACCTCAGGGGGTCATGATTTgaagggttagcttcagccacttagcatggcatttggccgccgacatttttgaaaacatggcgttacatggttgcaacttccggcaccagtttttacatgctgattggtagatgacagctcatgcacgagtttagtgttgggcacgagcgTCCTCGCGCGTCCACGTTGGTTTGCATTTCTGTAAGACGACAAATAAACAactagggatgggcaaagcgaggctttatgaaacactgaaacgttcgaagcaattgtgccgaattgttccgaagctttgaaacaattctgacacctcagagctgtttagggtgaaacaaatctgtcaaatgcttcgtaTTGGAGATGTAGTCTTTGAAGTGCGTGActcgctgtgttacctgtgttcagtctttgtcaaaagctaagcagcatgcccttggtcaattactggatgggagaccacatgaagtCACAATGAAGAAGATCTTATTGCTGCCTATGTGTTCTCTAAGtcactttcttcttataaaaactctcgatttttgaccattctgagagtttagttgaaaTTGTGTGGTTAATGGTGAAGTAAGACCCTAGgaaaacataaacagatacgatctgaaacaataccttacaaatcaaacggggatcgaaccacatttgagcagcctgggctaccgtgcaaaaaacaccctcactaaccactacaccatcatggttattgcttaagagaaagctacactgttaattgaacgcgggcacgcctgccgacaccggtgaaatgcacctaaggttcacttaactttggtcacatgacatggggattttgaacgatgt
This window of the Alosa alosa isolate M-15738 ecotype Scorff River chromosome 7, AALO_Geno_1.1, whole genome shotgun sequence genome carries:
- the LOC125296999 gene encoding serine protease FAM111A-like — encoded protein: MAKMIAPRSLVKVKKENAEDHHPHQIIVKFQPPSGPEKQTIDCCQLNTVLEAIKSNDKVNEMIKCADENIIIQMGSEDKKYIVATHFPCSCIKNNECLTISCKSEAVEKAPDQHDKTIYPEDRYSVFYIDKLGGLNTKQKVLFRSTCVKEYKYLCVYGEKEWTVEEALRRDGRFIDDLGDFSLSNNEDAECLTYRTQTVVNLNQKEFKIRLPRKKKTNKENAGNPSLNSQSIREPRSVTDVAHQRGISVKTAVEKGDRSIEEIYEELRKQFPDLKQCLASRLSSDSYQKALDLRKENFGKIQQSFSEVHRVRMLLKLGASVGKIIVKNVCYATCFVLFDSLVLTNAHLFKDHFEGKELHNIEVFVLFNYEDPQPSTNFQCFTCVNTLVDIDVKLDYAILEFDPQNEEGPTGLLKNFGKMPQTGEACIIGHPAGEVKKMDPTFIIAKEKRADAVNAHLDQYKGTMFILLSISQTLKNKGIENIMMDTHDPEIVTYNTFMYHGSSGSPVFDTFGKVFGLHTAGFTYGFPNHEESVIECAHSLLEIFERFVRNLQGDGNLELLEKVEKAAKGNKLLEDVLEAADYNEPMDIS